One window of the Triplophysa dalaica isolate WHDGS20190420 unplaced genomic scaffold, ASM1584641v1 Contig1, whole genome shotgun sequence genome contains the following:
- the LOC130416198 gene encoding zinc finger BED domain-containing protein 5-like — translation MEKFLVRTNKPTDAPPAAKKLRRYDEAYLQFGFTVTADLRPQCVVCAEVLANDSMKPCKLKRHLETKHPGIKNKPAEYFKRKLDGLHQQQATISVHSTVSKQCLEASYVVAKRIGKLGKPHTIAETLILPAAQDMCRIMIGDSAAAKLGAVPLSNDTVARRIVDMSNDIREQLIEFVKKSPYYALQLDESTDIAGQAQLLTYVRYLRDKAIEEDVLFCRPLQLHTTGEAIFNVLNIFILENGLAWDRCVGLCTDGAQAMTGRERGLAARVQQVAPLVKWTHCMVHREALAAKKMPVLFDSVLNQSVKMINLIKSRPLNSRLFGVLCQEMGSGHEQLLLHTEVRWLSRGRVLQRLYELREEVKWFLTEIKSDLAKHLDDTMWLASLSYLVDIFDRLNGLNLSLQGRGTHILILADKVHAFTQKLDLWHGRISQGNCDMFPSLADFITDAGTSHDFSSLFQSASEHLSAMRKQFATYFKEDYRSFAWVRDPFVCTANELSIDMQEQLIELKSDSRLKELFNSCPLSSFWAALMQEYPELCDVAMKILLPFASTYLCEAGFSKMTALKTKYRNRAQIEDDLRLCLSNIEPRIGDLCKAKQAQVSH, via the coding sequence atggagaaatttcTTGTGCGGACCAACAAGCCAACCGACGCACCACCAGCTGCAAAAAAGCTTAGAAGGTACGATGAAGCATACCTGCAGTTTGGGTTTACAGTTACGGCTGATCTGAGACctcagtgtgtcgtgtgtgccGAGGTGCTGGCAAACGACAGTATGAAGCCCTGCAAATTAAAAAGGCACCTCGAAACAAAGCATCCTGGCATTAAAAATAAGCcagctgaatattttaaaagaaagcttgaTGGCCTCCATCAGCAACAGGCAACCATTTCAGTGCACAGCACTGTGTCTAAACAGTGTTTGGAGGCATCGTATGTAGTGGCCAAAAGAATCGGTAAACTGGGTAAACCGCATACAATCGCAGAGACTCTCATTTTGCCGGCAGCGCAAGACATGTGCAGAATAATGATAGGCGATAGTGCAGCAGCCAAACTCGGTGCAGTACCACTGTCCAATGACACAGTCGCTAGGAGAATTGTAGACATGTCCAATGATATCAGAGAGCAACTGATCGAGTTTGTAAAAAAGAGTCCTTACTACGCGCTGCAGCTGGACGAATCCACTGATATTGCTGGGCAGGCACAGCTCCTCACCTATGTCAGGTATCTACGGGACAAGGCGATTGAGGAGGATGTACTGTTTTGCCGGCCTCTTCAGTTGCACACTACAGGAGAAGCCATTTTCAATgtccttaatatttttatccttGAAAATGGTTTGGCTTGGGACCGATGCGTTGGCCTATGCACGGATGGTGCGCAGGCAATGACGGGGCGTGAGCGTGGCCTAGCTGCTCGAGTTCAGCAAGTAGCTCCACTTGTGAAATGGACACATTGCATGGTCCATCGCGAAGCACTAGCTGCTAAAAAAATGCCGGTTCTTTTTGACTCCGTGCTGAACCAATCcgtgaaaatgataaatcttaTCAAATCACGGCCGTTAAACTCTCGCTTGTTTGGGGTCCTCTGCCAGGAGATGGGGTCAGGGCACGAACAGCTGCTTCTGCACACTGAAGTTCGCTGGCTCTCCAGGGGGCGGGTGCTACAGCGGTTGTATGAGCTTCGagaggaggtgaagtggtttttgacagaaatcaaatcagatCTGGCGAAGCATCTGGATGACACTATGTGGCTTGCGTCTCTGTCCTATTTGGTCGATATATTTGACCGCTTGAATGGCCTCAACCTGTCTTTGCAAGGCCGCGGAACTCATATTTTGATCCTTGCAGACAAAGTGCACGCCTTCACACAAAAACTAGACCTCTGGCATGGCCGCATCAGTCAAGGGAACTGCGACATGTTTCCCAGCCTTGCAGACTTTATCACTGATGCAGGCACGTCACACGATTTCTCATCCCTATTTCAATCAGCGTCTGAGCACCTGTcagcaatgagaaaacaatttgCGACGTACTTTAAAGAGGATTATCGCTCTTTTGCGTGGGTTCGAGATCCGTTTGTGTGCACAGCAAACGAGCTATCAATTGATATGCAGGAACAGCTTATTGAGCTGAAGAGTGACAGTAGACTGAAGGAACTCTTTAACTCCTGCCCTCTTTCGTCATTCTGGGCAGCATTGATGCAGGAATATCCTGAACTCTGTGACGTCGCCATGAAGATTCTCCTTCCTTTCGCGTCGACATATCTGTGTGAGGCAGGATTCTCAAAAATGACTGCACTCAAAACGAAATACCGCAATCGTGCACAAATCGAGGATGATCTGAGACTATGTTTATCAAACATTGAGCCAAGAATTGGGGATCTTTGCAAGGCAAAGCAGGCTCAGGTCTCGCATTAA